The genome window CGCCGAGACGGCGGCGGCCCCTGCCGAGCAGCCGAAAACCGCCGAGGCGACCCCGCCCGCGCCCGCCGAAGTCCCGGCGACGGCGCCGGCGCTCGCCAATGCGCCGCTGCCGCCGGCCCGGCCGCAGGAGCCTTCGGCGCGCGCCGCCGTTGAAGCGACGCCGACGGCGCAGGAGTCGGCGCCGCCGACCCAGGTGGCGCGCGCCGTCGAGCCGACCTTGCGGCCTGCGCCCGAGGACGCCTTTCAGCAGGAGGCCCCGATCCGTTACGGCATGGGGGATCAGGTCTTCGTGCGCATCTTCAAGCAGGAAGGCCAGCTCGAACTCTGGCTTCGAAAGAACAACAGCCGCTTCTCGCTCTACAAGACCTATCCGATCTGCAAATGGTCCGGCAGGCTCGGCCCCAAGCTCAAGGAAGCCGACTACCAGTCGCCGGAAGGCTTCTACAGCGTCTCGGCGAAGCAGCTGCATCCGCATTCGAATTATCACCGCGCGTTCAACGTCGGCTATCCGAACGCCTTCGACCGCCAGAACGGCCGAACCGGTGGCCTCGTCATGGTCCATGGCGCGTGCAAATCGGTCGGCTGCTTCGCCATGACCGACCGCGGCATCGAGGAAATCTACGCCTTCGTCGAGGCGGCGATGCGCGCCGGCCAGAAGGAAGTGCAGGTGCATATTTTTCCCTTCCGCCTGACGGAGCAGGCGATCGCTCGGGAAACCGGCGGCAGCTGGCTCGCCTTCGTCGGCGCGGGCGGCAATTATCAGCACTGGGCCGAGTTCTGGCGCAATCTGAAGCAGGGCTACGATATTTTCGAACAGACCGGCGAACCGCCGGTGGCCTTCGCCTGCGGCGATCATTACGCTTTTGGCGCGGGCGATTCGTCATGCCGACGCATCGCCGGCTGGTGATCGCGGGCCGTTGAGACAGGATCGTTCAGCTTGGTTTCAGCCGGCGCGCGCGAAGATGCCTCGGCAAAAGCGCTCGGGAGCGCAAACAAGGAAAACGCCCGCATGCGGCTCGTGACTTGCTCTATCGTCGGCGCGGCTTGCGCGCTCGGCGTCCTCTTCGCGCCGATCGCCCAGGCGGCCAATGCGCCGCTGTGCTTCGCGATCGCCGAAAACTACAACAAATGCATGCGCCAGCATCAATACGGGCGCGGCGGGCATGGCGGCTACGGTCCGGGTTACGGCCAAGGATACGGTCAA of Methylocystis sp. SC2 contains these proteins:
- a CDS encoding murein L,D-transpeptidase family protein, whose amino-acid sequence is MTPRQTHLALAAIAVVALVGGVAALRYLPWGESASPVRSDAARSAWGGALPTGLRRMALRVKPGAFPPAPPPEPIIATPQEPIVETATPPAQDGVEASISFPPAPPPARPEIVEKPTPLPPSRPANLAELADKFAETAAAPAEQPKTAEATPPAPAEVPATAPALANAPLPPARPQEPSARAAVEATPTAQESAPPTQVARAVEPTLRPAPEDAFQQEAPIRYGMGDQVFVRIFKQEGQLELWLRKNNSRFSLYKTYPICKWSGRLGPKLKEADYQSPEGFYSVSAKQLHPHSNYHRAFNVGYPNAFDRQNGRTGGLVMVHGACKSVGCFAMTDRGIEEIYAFVEAAMRAGQKEVQVHIFPFRLTEQAIARETGGSWLAFVGAGGNYQHWAEFWRNLKQGYDIFEQTGEPPVAFACGDHYAFGAGDSSCRRIAGW